One genomic window of Danio rerio strain Tuebingen ecotype United States chromosome 24, GRCz12tu, whole genome shotgun sequence includes the following:
- the srcin1b gene encoding uncharacterized protein isoform X15 encodes MLRGDDAEYQRRYHTLASSTRRLSNPDMEAFARLQKSSDMEHQRSKYPPQHAATLVNTNCARQQARTPRGAAGLQQQSLGEQVGGRVCYASAESLESMADAEMPLGFSRSNILRQSLPLARSPSQAKLRAPAVLFLQFGDETRRVHITHELTSMETLHALIVHMFPQKLTMGALRSPGTALLIKDEARNIFYELEDPRDIHDRCLIKIYCREAPMRDTHYSAQHTAHPVHHGHIANGDLRRELVYTSRESSPTRRLNTLPSSSPPSGSPSRSQSRLSYTGGRPSSYAGPHQSPQLHAYQHHGHPGGHAPQQTGHTHPGFCPSPSAILERRDVKPDEEISSSSKSVVLLKNEAIYADPYALVQDPRLSVASPQALAYRRGSVRSIAGYPAAALQCELEGALYRPGSAIYADPYATMGFRTLPPASPQKLSDGRDPYGSHPGRGSPGRHGFRKDGTVYIESPKNRPGGPPLEQICMLGGPGGDGGPVYGSTLPGNEETRERMEAMEKQIASLTGLVQSVLTRGPDSPEKAETASDCSAPEMSSPSAPLALMPPPPSAVSQPIAMSRSQMQLHLTDLQQHTAELRKQLTQLRQLQLQNQDSVQALLRQTESDLGMCLIEASRTQEDPLQRQRLLVEEERLRYLNEEELIIQQLHDLERSVEEMRTGAGLNHHLVTEQEIEQKSLELRRLGETVTDLKNQFPTLQSKMRVVLRVEVEAVKFLKEEPLRLEALLKRCRNITNTLTLLRRQVSEGVWRTPDDFSSSVSSSSDVDFSRSSDLDILTSPSLNLPDIAGALSGTATLSSSLGTNTANPALTSTSSIGVTTSLSNVLGASLSSGGIPGSTTLGNWLAGAGAADPIMPELDASAGLMKSSGLEDLPARRESDKGVSVEVRLAAERDWEEKRASLTQFSAQDINRLLEETQAELMKAIPDLDFAAKQITKPAVPPKPQLSSLPAPGSASSTPSLTPEHQPSKTPPKPPSKDGIPRRGSGELTVQRYRTEKPSKSPPPPPPRRSFPSGLGLTTNSSGEVITINKSVKSKLEKFENREEAEVPTQSQTPPIKLRRPSTSDGPRPSSTPPVIAASGMKEDVDEEEKIKAELEPVGTPPGSAKLAQASAASRLRHLQQSSLERRSRKQQEDFPKLQPGQQQREMSVDTASC; translated from the exons GCCCGGACTCCGCGCGGCGCTGCGGGGTTGCAACAGCAGTCTCTGGGCGAGCAGGTAGGAGGGCGAGTGTGTTACGCATCCGCCGAGAGTTTGGAAAGCATGGCGGACGCTGAGATGCCGCTGGGCTTCAGCCGCTCAAACATCCTCAGGCAGAGTCTTCCACTCGCACGGTCGCCCAGCCAGGCCAAACTACGAGCACCAG cgGTGTTGTTTTTGCAGTTTGGTGATGAGACGCGGCGCGTTCACATCACTCATGAGCTGACTAGTATGGAGACGCTCCACGCCCTGATCGTGCACATGTTCCCTCAAAAACTGACGATGGGTGCGCTGCGTTCTCCCGGTACAGCGCTGCTCATTAAAGACGAGGCACGCAACATCTTCTATGAGCTGGAGGACCCTCGTGATATCCACGACCGCTGTCTTATCAAGATCTACTGCAGAGAGGCTCCGATGCGAGACACGCACTACAGCGCACAACACACAGCACACCCCGTACACCACGGACACATCGCCAATGGGGACCTGCGG AGAGAGCTGGTTTACACCTCAAGGGAATCGTCTCCCACGCGCCGCTTAAACACACTCCCGTCTTCCTCTCCTCCGTCTGGTTCTCCATCACGCTCACAATCCCGTCTTTCTTACACCGGCGGACGCCCATCTTCTTACGCCGGTCCCCATCAGTCACCCCAGCTCCACGCCTACCAACACCATGGCCACCCTGGAGGCCACGCCCCTCAGCAGACAGGCCACACTCACCCTGGGTTTTGCCCCTCCCCAAGTGCCATTCTAGAACGCCGTGACGTAAAACCAGACGAGGAGATTTCATCGTCATCAAAAAGTGTGGTGTTGCTAAAAAACGAAGCGATATACGCGGATCCGTACGCTCTGGTTCAGGATCCACGGCTCAGTGTGGCCTCTCCTCAAGCTCTAGCGTACCGTCGGGGATCAGTGCGCTCTATCGCTGGCTATCCTGCCGCGGCTTTACAATGCGAGCTGGAGGGCGCCCTCTATAGGCCTGGAAGTGCAATATACGCAGATCCGTATGCTACCATGGGTTTCCGCACTCTGCCTCCTGCCTCACCTCAGAAACTGTCGGATGGCAGGGATCCATATGGGAGTCATCCAGGACGAGGGTCTCCTGGGAGACATGGGTTTCGGAAAGATGGCACTGTGTATATTGAGAGCCCCAAAAATCGTCCAGGAGGGCCTCCACTGGAGCAGATATGTATGCTAGGTGGCCCAGGAGGAGATGGGGGACCGGTGTATGGTTCAACTTTACCTGGTAATGAAGAGACCAG AGAGCGTATGGAGGCCATGGAGAAGCAGATTGCTAGTCTAACTGGACTAGTTCAGAGTGTTTTGACTCGTGGACCAGACAGCCC TGAAAAGGCAGAAACGGCAAGTGACTGCTCTGCTCCAGAGA TGTCTTCACCGTCTGCGCCTCTGGCCCTGATGCCTCCGCCTCCCTCTGCAGTCTCTCAGCCAATTGCGATGTCCCGTTCACAGATGCAGCTGCACCTCACAGACCTGCAGCAGCACACGGCTGAACTGCGCAAACAGCTCACTCAGCTCCGACAGCTACAG TTGCAGAATCAGGATTCAGTACAGGCATTACTGAGGCAAACCGAGTCAGATTTGGGCATGTGTCTGATCGAAGCATCCCGAACACAAGAGGATCCACTACAGCGCCAGCGTCTGCTGGTTGAAGAAGAGCGGCTTCGCTATTTGAACGAAGAAGAGCTGATTATACAACAGCTACA tgatctGGAGCGCTCTGTGGAGGAGATGAGGACGGGTGCAGGACTCAACCATCATCTGGTGACCGAACAGGAGATCGAGCAGAAGAGTCTGGAGCTCAGGAGACTGGGAGAAACAGTCACTGACCTCAAGA ATCAGTTCCCCACTCTGCAGAGTAAGATGCGAGTGGTGTTGAGGGTGGAGGTGGAAGCAGTGAAGTTTCTGAAAGAGGAGCCGCTCAGACTGGAGGCTCTGCTGAAACGCTGCAGAAACATCACCAATACGCTCACTCTACTACGAAG gcAGGTATCAGAGGGTGTTTGGAGGACTCCCGATGACTTCAGTAGCTCAGTTTCCAGCTCGAGTGACGTGGACTTCAGCAGGAGCTCTGATCTGGATATTCTCACCAGCCCGTCTCTCAATCTGCCCGACATAGCAGGCGCTTTATCAGGCACCGCCACACTTTCTTCCTCCCTGGGCACTAATACTGCAAATCCTGCTCTGACGAGTACCTCTAGTATAG gaGTCACCACAAGTCTATCAAATGTGCTTGGTGCCAGTTTGAGCAGCGGTGGGATTCCTGGCAGCACCACTCTGGGAAACTGGCTGGCAGGAGCTGGAGCCGCAGATCCCATCATGCCTGAACTTGATGCGTCTGCAGGCCTGATGAAAAGCAGTGGTCTGGAAGATCTGCCCGCACGCAGAGAATCTGACAAAGGAGTGTCCGTGGAGGTCCGGCTG gcTGCAGAGCGAGACTGGGAGGAGAAGAGAGCCAGTCTGACTCAGTTCAGCGCTCAGGACATCAACCGTCTGCTGGAGGAAACTCAAGCCGAGCTCATGAAGGCCATTCCAGACCTGGACTTTGCCGCAAAGCAGATCACCAAACCAGCCGTACCGCCAAAACCACAACTGTCCTCCCTACCAGCACCTGGTTCCGCGTCCTCCACTCCCAGTCTAACACCTGAACACCAGCCCAGCAAAACCCCTCCAAAACCACCCAGCAAAGACGGCATCCCGCGCAGGGGGTCAG GTGAATTGACGGTTCAACGGTATCGTACAGAGAAGCCATCCAaatctcctcctcctccacctccccGGCGAAGTTTCCCATCAGGTCTTGGGCTCACAACCAACAGCAGTGGAGAAGTAATCACCATAAACAAGAGTGTGAAGAGC AAGCTGGAGAAGTTTGAGAACAGAGAAGAAGCTGAAGTCCCGACTCAATCCCAGACGCCCCCCATCAAACTGAGACGACCTTCGACCTCTGATGGGCCACGACCCTCGTCCACACCTCCAGTCATCGCTGCGTCTGGGATGAAGGAGGATGTGGATGAGGAGGAGAAGATAAAGGCAGAGCTGGAG CCTGTAGGCACTCCTCCGGGCTCGGCAAAACTGGCACAAGCATCTGCCGCGTCCCGCCTGCGACACCTCCAGCAGAGCAGCCTGGAGCGCCGCAGCCGAAAacagcaggaggatttccccaAACTGCAGCCGGGCCAGCAGCAG
- the srcin1b gene encoding uncharacterized protein isoform X10: protein MLRGDDAEYQRRYHTLASSTRRLSNPDMEAFARLQKSSDMEHQRSKYPPQHAATLVNTNCARQQQPHYWSFKARTPRGAAGLQQQSLGEQVGGRVCYASAESLESMADAEMPLGFSRSNILRQSLPLARSPSQAKLRAPAVLFLQFGDETRRVHITHELTSMETLHALIVHMFPQKLTMGALRSPGTALLIKDEARNIFYELEDPRDIHDRCLIKIYCREAPMRDTHYSAQHTAHPVHHGHIANGDLRRELVYTSRESSPTRRLNTLPSSSPPSGSPSRSQSRLSYTGGRPSSYAGPHQSPQLHAYQHHGHPGGHAPQQTGHTHPGFCPSPSAILERRDVKPDEEISSSSKSVVLLKNEAIYADPYALVQDPRLSVASPQALAYRRGSVRSIAGYPAAALQCELEGALYRPGSAIYADPYATMGFRTLPPASPQKLSDGRDPYGSHPGRGSPGRHGFRKDGTVYIESPKNRPGGPPLEQICMLGGPGGDGGPVYGSTLPGNEETRERMEAMEKQIASLTGLVQSVLTRGPDSPEKAETASDCSAPEMSSPSAPLALMPPPPSAVSQPIAMSRSQMQLHLTDLQQHTAELRKQLTQLRQLQLQNQDSVQALLRQTESDLGMCLIEASRTQEDPLQRQRLLVEEERLRYLNEEELIIQQLHDLERSVEEMRTGAGLNHHLVTEQEIEQKSLELRRLGETVTDLKNQFPTLQSKMRVVLRVEVEAVKFLKEEPLRLEALLKRCRNITNTLTLLRRQVSEGVWRTPDDFSSSVSSSSDVDFSRSSDLDILTSPSLNLPDIAGALSGTATLSSSLGTNTANPALTSTSSIGVTTSLSNVLGASLSSGGIPGSTTLGNWLAGAGAADPIMPELDASAGLMKSSGLEDLPARRESDKGVSVEVRLAAERDWEEKRASLTQFSAQDINRLLEETQAELMKAIPDLDFAAKQITKPAVPPKPQLSSLPAPGSASSTPSLTPEHQPSKTPPKPPSKDGIPRRGSGELTVQRYRTEKPSKSPPPPPPRRSFPSGLGLTTNSSGEVITINKSVKSKLEKFENREEAEVPTQSQTPPIKLRRPSTSDGPRPSSTPPVIAASGMKEDVDEEEKIKAELEPVGTPPGSAKLAQASAASRLRHLQQSSLERRSRKQQEDFPKLQPGQQQVKRGGLDEPQTI, encoded by the exons GCCCGGACTCCGCGCGGCGCTGCGGGGTTGCAACAGCAGTCTCTGGGCGAGCAGGTAGGAGGGCGAGTGTGTTACGCATCCGCCGAGAGTTTGGAAAGCATGGCGGACGCTGAGATGCCGCTGGGCTTCAGCCGCTCAAACATCCTCAGGCAGAGTCTTCCACTCGCACGGTCGCCCAGCCAGGCCAAACTACGAGCACCAG cgGTGTTGTTTTTGCAGTTTGGTGATGAGACGCGGCGCGTTCACATCACTCATGAGCTGACTAGTATGGAGACGCTCCACGCCCTGATCGTGCACATGTTCCCTCAAAAACTGACGATGGGTGCGCTGCGTTCTCCCGGTACAGCGCTGCTCATTAAAGACGAGGCACGCAACATCTTCTATGAGCTGGAGGACCCTCGTGATATCCACGACCGCTGTCTTATCAAGATCTACTGCAGAGAGGCTCCGATGCGAGACACGCACTACAGCGCACAACACACAGCACACCCCGTACACCACGGACACATCGCCAATGGGGACCTGCGG AGAGAGCTGGTTTACACCTCAAGGGAATCGTCTCCCACGCGCCGCTTAAACACACTCCCGTCTTCCTCTCCTCCGTCTGGTTCTCCATCACGCTCACAATCCCGTCTTTCTTACACCGGCGGACGCCCATCTTCTTACGCCGGTCCCCATCAGTCACCCCAGCTCCACGCCTACCAACACCATGGCCACCCTGGAGGCCACGCCCCTCAGCAGACAGGCCACACTCACCCTGGGTTTTGCCCCTCCCCAAGTGCCATTCTAGAACGCCGTGACGTAAAACCAGACGAGGAGATTTCATCGTCATCAAAAAGTGTGGTGTTGCTAAAAAACGAAGCGATATACGCGGATCCGTACGCTCTGGTTCAGGATCCACGGCTCAGTGTGGCCTCTCCTCAAGCTCTAGCGTACCGTCGGGGATCAGTGCGCTCTATCGCTGGCTATCCTGCCGCGGCTTTACAATGCGAGCTGGAGGGCGCCCTCTATAGGCCTGGAAGTGCAATATACGCAGATCCGTATGCTACCATGGGTTTCCGCACTCTGCCTCCTGCCTCACCTCAGAAACTGTCGGATGGCAGGGATCCATATGGGAGTCATCCAGGACGAGGGTCTCCTGGGAGACATGGGTTTCGGAAAGATGGCACTGTGTATATTGAGAGCCCCAAAAATCGTCCAGGAGGGCCTCCACTGGAGCAGATATGTATGCTAGGTGGCCCAGGAGGAGATGGGGGACCGGTGTATGGTTCAACTTTACCTGGTAATGAAGAGACCAG AGAGCGTATGGAGGCCATGGAGAAGCAGATTGCTAGTCTAACTGGACTAGTTCAGAGTGTTTTGACTCGTGGACCAGACAGCCC TGAAAAGGCAGAAACGGCAAGTGACTGCTCTGCTCCAGAGA TGTCTTCACCGTCTGCGCCTCTGGCCCTGATGCCTCCGCCTCCCTCTGCAGTCTCTCAGCCAATTGCGATGTCCCGTTCACAGATGCAGCTGCACCTCACAGACCTGCAGCAGCACACGGCTGAACTGCGCAAACAGCTCACTCAGCTCCGACAGCTACAG TTGCAGAATCAGGATTCAGTACAGGCATTACTGAGGCAAACCGAGTCAGATTTGGGCATGTGTCTGATCGAAGCATCCCGAACACAAGAGGATCCACTACAGCGCCAGCGTCTGCTGGTTGAAGAAGAGCGGCTTCGCTATTTGAACGAAGAAGAGCTGATTATACAACAGCTACA tgatctGGAGCGCTCTGTGGAGGAGATGAGGACGGGTGCAGGACTCAACCATCATCTGGTGACCGAACAGGAGATCGAGCAGAAGAGTCTGGAGCTCAGGAGACTGGGAGAAACAGTCACTGACCTCAAGA ATCAGTTCCCCACTCTGCAGAGTAAGATGCGAGTGGTGTTGAGGGTGGAGGTGGAAGCAGTGAAGTTTCTGAAAGAGGAGCCGCTCAGACTGGAGGCTCTGCTGAAACGCTGCAGAAACATCACCAATACGCTCACTCTACTACGAAG gcAGGTATCAGAGGGTGTTTGGAGGACTCCCGATGACTTCAGTAGCTCAGTTTCCAGCTCGAGTGACGTGGACTTCAGCAGGAGCTCTGATCTGGATATTCTCACCAGCCCGTCTCTCAATCTGCCCGACATAGCAGGCGCTTTATCAGGCACCGCCACACTTTCTTCCTCCCTGGGCACTAATACTGCAAATCCTGCTCTGACGAGTACCTCTAGTATAG gaGTCACCACAAGTCTATCAAATGTGCTTGGTGCCAGTTTGAGCAGCGGTGGGATTCCTGGCAGCACCACTCTGGGAAACTGGCTGGCAGGAGCTGGAGCCGCAGATCCCATCATGCCTGAACTTGATGCGTCTGCAGGCCTGATGAAAAGCAGTGGTCTGGAAGATCTGCCCGCACGCAGAGAATCTGACAAAGGAGTGTCCGTGGAGGTCCGGCTG gcTGCAGAGCGAGACTGGGAGGAGAAGAGAGCCAGTCTGACTCAGTTCAGCGCTCAGGACATCAACCGTCTGCTGGAGGAAACTCAAGCCGAGCTCATGAAGGCCATTCCAGACCTGGACTTTGCCGCAAAGCAGATCACCAAACCAGCCGTACCGCCAAAACCACAACTGTCCTCCCTACCAGCACCTGGTTCCGCGTCCTCCACTCCCAGTCTAACACCTGAACACCAGCCCAGCAAAACCCCTCCAAAACCACCCAGCAAAGACGGCATCCCGCGCAGGGGGTCAG GTGAATTGACGGTTCAACGGTATCGTACAGAGAAGCCATCCAaatctcctcctcctccacctccccGGCGAAGTTTCCCATCAGGTCTTGGGCTCACAACCAACAGCAGTGGAGAAGTAATCACCATAAACAAGAGTGTGAAGAGC AAGCTGGAGAAGTTTGAGAACAGAGAAGAAGCTGAAGTCCCGACTCAATCCCAGACGCCCCCCATCAAACTGAGACGACCTTCGACCTCTGATGGGCCACGACCCTCGTCCACACCTCCAGTCATCGCTGCGTCTGGGATGAAGGAGGATGTGGATGAGGAGGAGAAGATAAAGGCAGAGCTGGAG CCTGTAGGCACTCCTCCGGGCTCGGCAAAACTGGCACAAGCATCTGCCGCGTCCCGCCTGCGACACCTCCAGCAGAGCAGCCTGGAGCGCCGCAGCCGAAAacagcaggaggatttccccaAACTGCAGCCGGGCCAGCAGCAG
- the srcin1b gene encoding uncharacterized protein isoform X11 → MLRGDDAEYQRRYHTLASSTRRLSNPDMEAFARLQKSSDMEHQRSKYPPQHAATLVNTNCARQQQPHYWSFKARTPRGAAGLQQQSLGEQVGGRVCYASAESLESMADAEMPLGFSRSNILRQSLPLARSPSQAKLRAPAVLFLQFGDETRRVHITHELTSMETLHALIVHMFPQKLTMGALRSPGTALLIKDEARNIFYELEDPRDIHDRCLIKIYCREAPMRDTHYSAQHTAHPVHHGHIANGDLRRELVYTSRESSPTRRLNTLPSSSPPSGSPSRSQSRLSYTGGRPSSYAGPHQSPQLHAYQHHGHPGGHAPQQTGHTHPGFCPSPSAILERRDVKPDEEISSSSKSVVLLKNEAIYADPYALVQDPRLSVASPQALAYRRGSVRSIAGYPAAALQCELEGALYRPGSAIYADPYATMGFRTLPPASPQKLSDGRDPYGSHPGRGSPGRHGFRKDGTVYIESPKNRPGGPPLEQICMLGGPGGDGGPVYGSTLPGNEETRERMEAMEKQIASLTGLVQSVLTRGPDSPEKAETASDCSAPEMSSPSAPLALMPPPPSAVSQPIAMSRSQMQLHLTDLQQHTAELRKQLTQLRQLQLQNQDSVQALLRQTESDLGMCLIEASRTQEDPLQRQRLLVEEERLRYLNEEELIIQQLHDLERSVEEMRTGAGLNHHLVTEQEIEQKSLELRRLGETVTDLKNQFPTLQSKMRVVLRVEVEAVKFLKEEPLRLEALLKRCRNITNTLTLLRRQVSEGVWRTPDDFSSSVSSSSDVDFSRSSDLDILTSPSLNLPDIAGALSGTATLSSSLGTNTANPALTSTSSIGVTTSLSNVLGASLSSGGIPGSTTLGNWLAGAGAADPIMPELDASAGLMKSSGLEDLPARRESDKGVSVEVRLAAERDWEEKRASLTQFSAQDINRLLEETQAELMKAIPDLDFAAKQITKPAVPPKPQLSSLPAPGSASSTPSLTPEHQPSKTPPKPPSKDGIPRRGSGELTVQRYRTEKPSKSPPPPPPRRSFPSGLGLTTNSSGEVITINKSVKSKLEKFENREEAEVPTQSQTPPIKLRRPSTSDGPRPSSTPPVIAASGMKEDVDEEEKIKAELEPVGTPPGSAKLAQASAASRLRHLQQSSLERRSRKQQEDFPKLQPGQQQREMSVDTASC, encoded by the exons GCCCGGACTCCGCGCGGCGCTGCGGGGTTGCAACAGCAGTCTCTGGGCGAGCAGGTAGGAGGGCGAGTGTGTTACGCATCCGCCGAGAGTTTGGAAAGCATGGCGGACGCTGAGATGCCGCTGGGCTTCAGCCGCTCAAACATCCTCAGGCAGAGTCTTCCACTCGCACGGTCGCCCAGCCAGGCCAAACTACGAGCACCAG cgGTGTTGTTTTTGCAGTTTGGTGATGAGACGCGGCGCGTTCACATCACTCATGAGCTGACTAGTATGGAGACGCTCCACGCCCTGATCGTGCACATGTTCCCTCAAAAACTGACGATGGGTGCGCTGCGTTCTCCCGGTACAGCGCTGCTCATTAAAGACGAGGCACGCAACATCTTCTATGAGCTGGAGGACCCTCGTGATATCCACGACCGCTGTCTTATCAAGATCTACTGCAGAGAGGCTCCGATGCGAGACACGCACTACAGCGCACAACACACAGCACACCCCGTACACCACGGACACATCGCCAATGGGGACCTGCGG AGAGAGCTGGTTTACACCTCAAGGGAATCGTCTCCCACGCGCCGCTTAAACACACTCCCGTCTTCCTCTCCTCCGTCTGGTTCTCCATCACGCTCACAATCCCGTCTTTCTTACACCGGCGGACGCCCATCTTCTTACGCCGGTCCCCATCAGTCACCCCAGCTCCACGCCTACCAACACCATGGCCACCCTGGAGGCCACGCCCCTCAGCAGACAGGCCACACTCACCCTGGGTTTTGCCCCTCCCCAAGTGCCATTCTAGAACGCCGTGACGTAAAACCAGACGAGGAGATTTCATCGTCATCAAAAAGTGTGGTGTTGCTAAAAAACGAAGCGATATACGCGGATCCGTACGCTCTGGTTCAGGATCCACGGCTCAGTGTGGCCTCTCCTCAAGCTCTAGCGTACCGTCGGGGATCAGTGCGCTCTATCGCTGGCTATCCTGCCGCGGCTTTACAATGCGAGCTGGAGGGCGCCCTCTATAGGCCTGGAAGTGCAATATACGCAGATCCGTATGCTACCATGGGTTTCCGCACTCTGCCTCCTGCCTCACCTCAGAAACTGTCGGATGGCAGGGATCCATATGGGAGTCATCCAGGACGAGGGTCTCCTGGGAGACATGGGTTTCGGAAAGATGGCACTGTGTATATTGAGAGCCCCAAAAATCGTCCAGGAGGGCCTCCACTGGAGCAGATATGTATGCTAGGTGGCCCAGGAGGAGATGGGGGACCGGTGTATGGTTCAACTTTACCTGGTAATGAAGAGACCAG AGAGCGTATGGAGGCCATGGAGAAGCAGATTGCTAGTCTAACTGGACTAGTTCAGAGTGTTTTGACTCGTGGACCAGACAGCCC TGAAAAGGCAGAAACGGCAAGTGACTGCTCTGCTCCAGAGA TGTCTTCACCGTCTGCGCCTCTGGCCCTGATGCCTCCGCCTCCCTCTGCAGTCTCTCAGCCAATTGCGATGTCCCGTTCACAGATGCAGCTGCACCTCACAGACCTGCAGCAGCACACGGCTGAACTGCGCAAACAGCTCACTCAGCTCCGACAGCTACAG TTGCAGAATCAGGATTCAGTACAGGCATTACTGAGGCAAACCGAGTCAGATTTGGGCATGTGTCTGATCGAAGCATCCCGAACACAAGAGGATCCACTACAGCGCCAGCGTCTGCTGGTTGAAGAAGAGCGGCTTCGCTATTTGAACGAAGAAGAGCTGATTATACAACAGCTACA tgatctGGAGCGCTCTGTGGAGGAGATGAGGACGGGTGCAGGACTCAACCATCATCTGGTGACCGAACAGGAGATCGAGCAGAAGAGTCTGGAGCTCAGGAGACTGGGAGAAACAGTCACTGACCTCAAGA ATCAGTTCCCCACTCTGCAGAGTAAGATGCGAGTGGTGTTGAGGGTGGAGGTGGAAGCAGTGAAGTTTCTGAAAGAGGAGCCGCTCAGACTGGAGGCTCTGCTGAAACGCTGCAGAAACATCACCAATACGCTCACTCTACTACGAAG gcAGGTATCAGAGGGTGTTTGGAGGACTCCCGATGACTTCAGTAGCTCAGTTTCCAGCTCGAGTGACGTGGACTTCAGCAGGAGCTCTGATCTGGATATTCTCACCAGCCCGTCTCTCAATCTGCCCGACATAGCAGGCGCTTTATCAGGCACCGCCACACTTTCTTCCTCCCTGGGCACTAATACTGCAAATCCTGCTCTGACGAGTACCTCTAGTATAG gaGTCACCACAAGTCTATCAAATGTGCTTGGTGCCAGTTTGAGCAGCGGTGGGATTCCTGGCAGCACCACTCTGGGAAACTGGCTGGCAGGAGCTGGAGCCGCAGATCCCATCATGCCTGAACTTGATGCGTCTGCAGGCCTGATGAAAAGCAGTGGTCTGGAAGATCTGCCCGCACGCAGAGAATCTGACAAAGGAGTGTCCGTGGAGGTCCGGCTG gcTGCAGAGCGAGACTGGGAGGAGAAGAGAGCCAGTCTGACTCAGTTCAGCGCTCAGGACATCAACCGTCTGCTGGAGGAAACTCAAGCCGAGCTCATGAAGGCCATTCCAGACCTGGACTTTGCCGCAAAGCAGATCACCAAACCAGCCGTACCGCCAAAACCACAACTGTCCTCCCTACCAGCACCTGGTTCCGCGTCCTCCACTCCCAGTCTAACACCTGAACACCAGCCCAGCAAAACCCCTCCAAAACCACCCAGCAAAGACGGCATCCCGCGCAGGGGGTCAG GTGAATTGACGGTTCAACGGTATCGTACAGAGAAGCCATCCAaatctcctcctcctccacctccccGGCGAAGTTTCCCATCAGGTCTTGGGCTCACAACCAACAGCAGTGGAGAAGTAATCACCATAAACAAGAGTGTGAAGAGC AAGCTGGAGAAGTTTGAGAACAGAGAAGAAGCTGAAGTCCCGACTCAATCCCAGACGCCCCCCATCAAACTGAGACGACCTTCGACCTCTGATGGGCCACGACCCTCGTCCACACCTCCAGTCATCGCTGCGTCTGGGATGAAGGAGGATGTGGATGAGGAGGAGAAGATAAAGGCAGAGCTGGAG CCTGTAGGCACTCCTCCGGGCTCGGCAAAACTGGCACAAGCATCTGCCGCGTCCCGCCTGCGACACCTCCAGCAGAGCAGCCTGGAGCGCCGCAGCCGAAAacagcaggaggatttccccaAACTGCAGCCGGGCCAGCAGCAG